In Heteronotia binoei isolate CCM8104 ecotype False Entrance Well chromosome 5, APGP_CSIRO_Hbin_v1, whole genome shotgun sequence, the DNA window AAACCTACCAATAACAGCAAGCGAGGGCATAaacacacacataagaacataagagaagccatgttggatcaggccaacggcccatcaagtccaacactctgtgtcacacagtggcaaaaaatgttatatacacacatacactgtggctaatagccactgatggacctgtgctccatatttttatctaaacccctcttgaaggtggctatacttgtggccgccaccacctcctgcggcagtgaattccacatgttaatcaccctttgggtgaagaagtacttccttttatccgttttaacctgtctgctcagcaatttcatcgaatgcccacgagttcttgtattgtgagaaagggagaaaagtacttctttctctactttctccattccatgcattatcttgtaaacctctatcatgtcaccccgcagtcgacgtttctccaagctaaagagtcccaagcgtttcaacctttcttcatagggaaagtgctccagccctttaatcattctagttgcccttctctgcaccttctctaaagctataatatcctttttgaggtgcggcgaccagaactgcacacagtactccaaatgagaccgcaccatcgatttatacaggggcattatgatactggctgatttgttttcaattcccttcctaataattcccagcatggcattggccttttttattgcaaacgcacactgtcttgacactttcagtgagttatccatcatgaccccaagatctctctcttgatcagtctctgccagttcacaccccatcaacttgtatttgtagctgggattcttagccccaatgtgcattactttgcacttggccacattgaaccgcatctgccacgttgacgcccactcacccagcctcaacagatccctttggagttcctcacaatcctctctggttctcaccaccctgaacaatttagtgtcatccgcaaacttggccacttcactgctcactcccaactctaaatcatttatgaacaagttaaagagcatgggacccagtaccgagccctgtggcaccccactgcttaccgtcctccactgcgaagactgcccatttatactcactctctgcttcctattactcagccagtttttgatccacagaaCAGAGCAGTCCAAAAGGACAGTTAAATAGATGGAAAATGACTGATAAGGTAAGTCAAATAGAGGAGGAGCGGTACTGAAAACACTTGGGGTAGCTGTCTACTGATGACTGGGGCTGTAGCCACTGGAGGTGGCATTCAGGAGGCTTGGCCCAGGCCTCCTAGGGAAAATGCTGGAAAGCACAGGGTGGCTTGCTTGTGGTGGTGCACCTGGTTCCAGGGGAGGCACAAAAAGCAGATATCCATAGCCATGGAAAGGAAGGGGTTGAAaacctgcctctgcctcactGCAGGGAGGGGAGCTGGAGGGCAAAGACCCTGGAAGTGAAGGACCTCTGCCTCATGAAGGCCTTGCCTGGCCCAAGTGCTGTCATTCAGAGCTATATTGCAGGGATAAGGAAGGTGATCCCAACCCCTTTTAGAGACTTCCACACTGAGCTTTCCTTCAGGAAGTGAAACCCAATAGCCACTTGGACAATCTCAAAGCCAGCACCATGACCAGATGTGGGTCTGCTGAGCCTGAAACCTTTTACCCTGCCAGCATCTACTAGGTCACCTGCAGAAGGAACCTCTCCTGTAGAAGTAGCCCATGCCTCCCTGTGAAAGATGTGCCCCCATAACACTTGCAAGCGGCATATGTAGGGTCCCGGTTGGGTaggattcccagcctcccacCATGGGCGGGGATTCCCCTGGTTTTGGAGGCCCCAATGTGCTGCCACAGAACTGCCTGGATGGGGAACCCCACCCCTGAAGACAACTCATCATCATAAATGATGACAGCTAGGTTTGTCAGGTCCAAATCAGGaagtatctgggggctttgggagtggagccaggttgCAAAAAGCATgaatgaactctgaagggagtgctggccatcatgtttaaaggggcAGCAttcgttttaaatgccttccttccactgaaaataatggaggatgggtgcaccttattttggggctcatagaatcagaccccctggtttaatctttttgaaacttggggttttttttggaggagaggcaccagagacaatgctgaaaatttggtgcctctacctcagaaaacagctttCCCCCACCCCGGTATCCAAAGATCACTTGTTTCCTGAGcaagaaaaaaactttttttcctgTCACAACCAATCATGAGTTAGATGGGAGCAGTGGTGTGGTAAAAAGATAAGCACCCCATCTTCTATTTCATATAACTTTCCCTGGgactttctctttccttccagcTGCTGAAATGCCCAATCTCTGTCTTTCATTCTTGtggctcctcctcctttccccactggCCTCCAACTATGCCTCTGAAGAAGATGACACTGTTGTGGTCACCAGCAGTGGCCCTATCAAAGGCAGACATATCCAGGTTGGCTCTGGCACCCTGACTGCTTATCTGGGGATCCCCTATGCAGAACCTCCTGTGGGGAAATTGCGTTTTCAGAAGCCCCTTCCTCATCAGCCTTGGAGTCAAGTTTTGGAGGCTACCAGCTTTGGCAATTCCTGCTCCCAGTTCCTTGTTCATGACATCCCCCATGCTTCAATGTGGGCTGTCAATCCACCCCTGTCAGAGGACTGTCTCTTTCTGAATATCTGGGTGCCCCATCCAAGGCCTCCTACCCCAGTCCCTGTCCTTGTCTGGATACATGGTGGAGGGTATATCACTGGCTCATCTTCTCTGGATCTGTATAATGGGGCATCGTTAGCTGCTGAGGAGAATCTCATAGTGGTCTCCTTGAATTACCGCTTGGGGGCGCTGGGTTTCCTTTCATTACCACCAGGTGCCCCAGGTAATGCTGGCCTCTGGGACCAACAGCTGGCACTGAAATGGGTGAAAGAGAATGCAGCCACCTTTGGAGGAGATCCCAGTCGGGTGACCATTTCAGGACACAGTGCTGGAGGAGCCTTGGTGGGTTTCCATCTTCTCTCTCCAGGAAGCCAGCCTCTTTTTGCCCGGGCTGTGATGCAAAGTGGAACTGTGAATGCTGTCTGGGCTTGGATGAGTCCTGAGGAGGCCAAACAGAATGCTTTTGCTTTGGCCCAGGCACTGGGCTGTACTCAAGATAAAGGCACAGATGTGGTAGCATGCCTACAGAGAAAGGATGTAGCGGGTTTCACGCAGTATGAGTTATCTGTACTGAACAGCACAATGCTTCTGGACATTCCTTTCACACCCATCACTGATGGAGAGTTCCTCCCTGAGGACCCGCAGAAGCTGCTGGAGACTGGGCGCATTCCAAATATACCAGTTCTAATTGGCACCACTTCCGACGAAGGGGCTATGCTTGTGATTGACCGTTTTCCAGATGCCAAAGATGGGCTATTAACTTGGGAGCAGCTGCTGGAGGGTGTGAAGAGGACGGTACGAAGGGCCTCAGAAGAAGTTGTCCAGACTGTGGCACAGAAATACAGTGAAGAGGATCATGGCCCCTCATCCCACCGCAGGGCCATGGTGCAGTCCAGTGGTGATTACTTCTTTGTATGCCCCTTAGCAGAAATTGCTGCAAAGCTGACCGAAGCTGGGAGTCCTGTGCATGTGTACTTCTTTTCACAGCACACTTCAGGTTCCGTTTGGCCTGAGTGGACTGGAGGAATCCACGGTGCTGAAGTACCTTACTTATTTGGCACTTTTAAGATGATCCTGGCTGCCAACCAAACATACACAGAGGAGGAGGCTGC includes these proteins:
- the LOC132572319 gene encoding cholinesterase-like; its protein translation is MPNLCLSFLWLLLLSPLASNYASEEDDTVVVTSSGPIKGRHIQVGSGTLTAYLGIPYAEPPVGKLRFQKPLPHQPWSQVLEATSFGNSCSQFLVHDIPHASMWAVNPPLSEDCLFLNIWVPHPRPPTPVPVLVWIHGGGYITGSSSLDLYNGASLAAEENLIVVSLNYRLGALGFLSLPPGAPGNAGLWDQQLALKWVKENAATFGGDPSRVTISGHSAGGALVGFHLLSPGSQPLFARAVMQSGTVNAVWAWMSPEEAKQNAFALAQALGCTQDKGTDVVACLQRKDVAGFTQYELSVLNSTMLLDIPFTPITDGEFLPEDPQKLLETGRIPNIPVLIGTTSDEGAMLVIDRFPDAKDGLLTWEQLLEGVKRTVRRASEEVVQTVAQKYSEEDHGPSSHRRAMVQSSGDYFFVCPLAEIAAKLTEAGSPVHVYFFSQHTSGSVWPEWTGGIHGAEVPYLFGTFKMILAANQTYTEEEAALSRRVKLYWAEFARHGNPNGITADEVQWQLYNATEQNFFLLSTQPSQTLQKSPAQHCGFWKQVLNVVQSSN